The Vicia villosa cultivar HV-30 ecotype Madison, WI unplaced genomic scaffold, Vvil1.0 ctg.000222F_1_1, whole genome shotgun sequence nucleotide sequence CTATGTGATTTTGCTttttgaaaagtgaagatatattttaaaagatGACACATAGGAATATGAGTGATGTGGCAAACATAATTTTATATGACAAAATTTTTTTTGTGGCAAATATATTAGGagtttgttttaatatatataatcgACTAGtttatacaaattatttttttatagaatagtaaattaaaataatttaattatgcgattctatatatatatatatatatatatatatatatatatatatatatatatatatatatatatatatatatatatatatatatatatatatatatatatatatatatatatatatatatatatatatatatatatatatatatatatatatatatatataatagctaTTTTGCCCCCTATCATATGAGTGAGGTTTGAAAAActccctataaaaaaaattcgATTCGTCCCCTAACATATGAAGATTCTCATATTTTACCCCCTCCAGAAATCTAATCATCAGAATTGTTGACGTgacaattttttattattgactTATTGTTTGATTGTTAAAATGTTAAAATACAACCTTACCGCTAAGCTGCACCATAGTTTTTGTTATATTATTGACTTAGCTAACATATAATAGTCACTGAAAATATTATTAAGAaatatattagttaatagttaatatttacattattaattaatattaattgttattagttaatatttattagttaatatttattagtCAATATTAACATTActagttaatattaattaaattataaaatataaactaaattaaaataaattattataaactaaattattataaattaatttaatttaatttaattttaaatttttttaattagttttaatttaactagattaattaaaatagttttaaattaattaacagagttttaatataattaatttagtttagtttaatttagttttaatttgatttatttttaattacataaaatagtttaaatattaatgttaatacataaatatttaaaaaaatattaaataccttttatatttaaaaatgttaatatgtaaataaatttaatatttaaattactatttaaaaataatgttcatataaagaaaatatcaatGGGATAATAGCTACaacattttttaacattaaattGTTACAATATATTGatgttaaattattaattattatatataacataaaaatatttttatttggttcAGTTAATATTAACATTTTTATGTAATTAAGAATTAACCAAATTAAAATCAAACTAAACTAATTATATTAAAACtctgttaattaatttaaaactagcttaattaatttagttaaattaaaactaattaaaaaatttaaattaaaacaaaattaatttagtttatcataatttagtttataataatttaatttagtttaatttaatttatattttataattaattaactttaactgtaaaataaatattaattattttttataatttaattaatattaactaataaccttaactattaactaataattattagggttaaatatgtttttagtccctataactatgcgaccctgcatttttagtccttataaaaaatttcttcaaagaatggtccttctaaaatttttatcaTGCAATTTCAGTCcttgttattttctaaaattttaaaaactgtttaattaccttttaatttttaaatttttgaataatttttttttatatatgtttagaatactgtaaaatatttatttaccaacttttagaattttttaaaacaagaagaattaaatatgaattttttaaatttaaaaaaaaaatgataaaagtaatgaaaatctcaacttagaaattagattttgaatttcttttttttccaggaactttttaaaacattatgaacatgtctgcaaaataatcattctaaaatacacattggtttgacagtagggactgcaactaggtgcataataattttgtaaggaccattcattgaaggaaaattttatagggactaaaaatgcagggtcgcatatttatagggactaaaaacatatttaaccctaattattaactaataatattaattaataatgtaaatattaactattaactaatatattTCTTAATAACGTTTTCAGTGACTATTATATATTAGCTAAGTCAATAATATAACAAAAACTATGGCGTAGCTTAGTGGTCAGGGTTTTTTTTTCACGTCTGCTTTGGGTCCTTGGTTCAACACTCCATGCAACCAAAATTTTAAACTTTCTGaaaacacgattttatatcgtatatttcgcttgaaatccataaatatttatagcattttccgtttattatattgttttattatgatattatgcgagtatttgctttgtttcaggttttacactcttattgagactatttgtgaaaaggagaagaaatggagctaaaatgaccactatttgtgcctaaaagaagaaaaaggggtgctgaagtgaaaaaggggtgcaaataaggcccaaatgtgcaaagtacaagtccagcccacgaagaaACAAATCTGCACGTGGCCCAACTCAATCCAGcaagaggagacgcacgtctccaacaactctctgccacgtcaccaagaggagacgcacgtctccaatccTCCTAAATCTTCTCctacttgagacgcacgtctcaagtcgttcaaaggaGTCCCctcaaaaagtggagacgcacgtctccaagtcccagtcaAGAAACGTCCCTCATTTCACGCGTTCCAACTGCAGAccctcgcctataaatagaggcagctaCTTCACTTCAAACGGTCCGATTTTCTACTAACGAAATGCTGCCGAAATTATTCCGCGACCGCTGTTTTCTTTCCTGCTTTCAATTAAACCGTTTTATTTTCTCACatcaatttctacaccggaaattgttgtgaaccttttataaatctagccttacgttagatttatcctttttatttccttgttttaaatttctgcaagtttatttccgaagaacgatccagccaacctgtggtggaagttcgatacttcaagattcaattcaattcagctttattttatttcaggtttatcttttaccgctttatttattattgttattgcatGAGATATtgtatgccttttattataaaccaaattaatttatgcatgcttaatcgttttaatatgtctggctaattaactaagatatcggcatgtaaagtaagttaaccgtgggaaccgaaataaattggcttaattatattttattaaatatcacttgttttttgtttgtatttctaatttaattagtaagtcttaaaaccaatagagcgaaagtttgaggggttaagacggtcaaaggttaaaatcaatagagcaaaagtttgagatctttaactggatagtagacataggacattagttttaaggatggcgaaagcgtattaaaactaattagaacttatttattttcaaaaaaaaattttacacacgcgcgggatggcgaaagcgtacgttagggatattagcatgttccgagtcaacagagcgaaagtttgagattaggagatttaaatagataacaacttcataaaacaagcattttattaattacgttgtttccaaaaagcttttctaaaatctaatgggatggcgaaagcgtacattacgagttaggatagtagtctaaatcaacagagcgaaagtttgagaggaggacttttaatcaattgaattaataaagatttttaatcgaattatgcattagccaatggaccttcggatcacctaaagttaaacgaaatacatactgatatccgtctattattatatttcttagtatTCACAATCACATTcctttagaaacaatcaaaatattagtagccttagctttacatagtaaccttagataacggtagatcgattcatagtccctatgaattcgatatcttttaaaactacacgacacgactgtgcacttgcagtcaaaagattaatagacacgtaaagtcgcgatcactttcatatatatatatatatatatatatatatatatatatatatatatatatatatatatataaactttggctataatgaaaactgagaacttttaataataaccattggtATATGCATGTTATGTGATAGTGTAGTTTGTGGAACTTGTTCAGCAGGTATGATGTTGTGATGTGTATTAGCAATTCTGCATATctggtagtttgctagttgtttCCTGCTGCTGTGTTTCTCGGATATGGTGACaagaatgttttagccaaaaatttgccaaagggggagattgtaaatgTTTTCAAGTTGgttgcattttgtggtaaaacattgtgTGTCTTATAGATGTCATGACATACTTTGATGTGCTTTGCAGAATGTGTTTGAGTTGCTAATACAGGTTTTCCGTTGGATGCCATggtggatgtcatgacatcagtataTGACAGCATGGGCTGTTATATTTTTCTGTTACAAGTtatgttatgtttccttatttatctcggGCTATATTTTGGGATATTAACAATTATGTGTTGATTGTATATCAGTAAGAGACCAAGTAATTGGGTATGTTTTTAGCACCTTGAATTGTGGAAATTAGTTTCAAATTGTGGAGATATTCTAGGAGCTAATGATTGAAGTCTTAACTTTAAGGAGAATATCTTGGAATGTTTTTAGCAAGCTGCCTTGGAGAATATCGTGGAGCTCTTTTAGCAACAAGTTGTTTTAATTCGGTTCTCAATGATATATATTAAAGCTTCtaaatttggttgttgagatattTTAGGAAACTTAATATTGTTTCCAAGATTTAAGAAGTTATTTTCTACAACAATGAGCTTACGGATTTACAAGATATTTGGCAGAAgaattctgctgatttgtaacagcaaataaagctgtgattgaaggcccaagtccagttgggaataggttataaataggaagctttgtaacctatttTAGCAAGCTAGCCGAGTATTGAtaagatgtagtttttagggttagccgtgtaagtgaaccacccggtttgtgggatggtcactgatttgtgcctcgaagcctgtaggcaagaggtttaTTTTACTCACTCAAAAGCTGTGAAGCAACGAGTGCAggtttgttcttggaggaagctttgaagcaacttcaAGTGATTTTTATTTGTGTGTTTAGAATGTTTGAAATTAGGTCGTCGATGTAGTGGCTGAGGTGtcgactgctagacatcattgctatgattgggagtggaatggagatattccatatttagggagaacctaggtagaagagTCATTGCGAAAAATTACATTTCCGGAAaccaccgatttgaaactgccatctcaaccggttaaaacgaaaggtgcgccgaaaaagtcaaaaaatacccaagaagacacatcaaccaaatgatctccttcctactttgaacatgttgatgcattgacCCCAGATTCACCAacaccaaagtccaagtgtagtggtaacaaaggagcgcgTATTTCGAAGCCGCCTCGCACACCTCTGATCAAAAAATCTCCCatgatctacattgatgagatgccgctttttatgcacaaatatattgatAACATAGTTGATGTTGGAAGCGACgataattgtggatatcgggccgttgcgggtttgctcggaaaAGGAGGAGAAAATCACACTCTAATTCGACGGACACTTATTTCGGAGTTGACTTCGCATAGGGACATCTACGTCTGActctatgaaaatcaagaaaactttgagaaacttcatgattcacttgttccatcactaagcGGTATCGCCCCGGTtttgaagtggatgtcattccccaaTATGGGCCATCTCATAGAAAGTGCGTACgatcgggtgtgtgtcgatttgacgagatttggattatgtgagacattctttccacttcatagtcgaccgccgttggacgcgtcgagccgcatcatatgtatcaggtatctaagatcgcgccacttcgtgcaagtttttttgaaactGGGGTGTCTTATATCGGCTACTTATTGTCAGTGGACGGCACATCatacaaatgaggcggagacttggccggatcctttcgttgaaagaatggcggagtttgaagaaatgatgaagcaagagcgTGAGGAAAATAGAGAGCAGCCGAAGAACACCGATTTTAGATCTAAgcgccaccgattggttcggcgaATTTTAGTTTTAACCGGaccgttttttttttgtaatgaccggtgcgtatcattttttgtatgtattatcgtttaccatgtaaaatcaaaccgattcaatacatatataatataagtatgtttaatGTTGTCATTGTTTATGTTGTGCCTATTTTGTATGCATTTGTTATTGTTATCTcaaaacagaatgcaatgcacaaaatgtgatttttcacctctgtttctgcataattcggaagttcatttccgaaatatagttGTTTttggacttatttcggaagttcatttccgaaacatccaTTGAATgtaagataaggtttgttgggccattattactccaataagttTATAAATACAACACAATCTTTTTCATCCTcgtcacaccacaaaacaccaatgacataaacctacccccacctagcattcgtctacttcaccagtggctacccgatgtcgttccaattccacttctcgcgcgacacgccatttgcggaattgataacgtcgctcaacacgctattgcaatatccggaaaatcgaaaggttgtcaagcttgagtaccgctcgccatcgctaaACGACGAGGGAGACGTTCAATTCACCCCATTTAaagtcaagaacgacgaagatttagcggttttgtggacaactttcaaccgattttcttcgaagggtccgatcgagttggatgcaaaacttcaaagatcgggggccgacgttatcaaaatgttgactcatcctcacctatccgtgtttaacaatatgtaattttaattttatgtaatgtaATCTTTGTAATCTTCATCCTTTAAATAAATCGAATCgttgttatttgttatttttcatTCTGTATCAAACCTTATTTTGGAAGTACATTTTTGAATtcttccaaggggggtgaattcggagatgcacttttgaattcacctattttctggaaaaaaacattatttcggatgcacatttccgaaatcagtttttttcattaaaaaaaacatgttttcggaagtgcatttccgaaaccacattttttctcataaaaaagtgacttcgaaaatgcatttccgaaataaagggtgaccaagaaggtagggaggtggataaaaaaattctctttttttgtTATGCGAACTATCTCAAACGGTTCCCTTGTGTAAGGGATACTTGAACATTTCCTCCTTTAAATTTGAAAGAGTTTTGATATGCTTAAGATATTTTAACATTTATACAAGAAAAGATATTACGATCAATGTTGATCTTCAAAGAAATCACAAAGACTCGGGATTTAAAAATCAACTACTATCATCTTGAGCAGTTATGACATGATAGTGAAACCAATATTCAAAAGCTAACCGTGCATCCGAGTTCTAACACCCTCATACTCTTACAATCGATCACCAATACACACATCTCAGACCATATTTGGAAATTTTGACCAATCTCAAAATCAAAAGAAAGTTATCCACTATAGCACGTCAAAACTACAATTACAAGTGTTGGGTGAAATAATCTATATGAATCAATTTGCAAGTTGTTTATATATTCAATGAAACACTAAATCCAGAACTGGACCGATGAATTTTTATCTTGCCTGAAAATGCTTGAACTTAACTATTCTTTCACAAGCAAGGGGGCATCCCTTCAGTCCTTTAGCCATTATTATTAGTAAAGCAACAAAAGTGCCAACAAATGCCTTTCTTACATTTATGAGGGTGATGAAGTCTGAGAGATTGAGGCACATTCAATATAAACCTCCTCAATTACAACGACGAATAGCATATTATGAGATGATATTTTGAAGACAAATATATTCTCAAACACCGTATAAATATACGGGtttaagtttttatttatttcttctgTCTCTTTCAATCAAGTGGACATGGTAGTTTCTTTATATGAAAGTAAACCCATTAGACCTTATAAGAAAAAAGACTGATATGTTCCTTTCATCTGAGAGCATTAAAATACCTGTAATGTGAACTATCAAATCAAGAAATAATTCACCTTAAGTTTTATTCTTCTTGATCAAGgcaatggcatcactgtatatagCCACAGCATTTGACAAGACTGCAAGGATTATCATAAGGACAGCCAGAATCCTGTCTGTTTTAGTTGCTATGTTGTATTTATCCCTGTAAGAAATGAAATGCTTAATCATAATCGTTGAGATAATTCATCAGCAAAAGCATGAATAATAAATAACCTTCAGAAAACTACTTCAAGGGAATGATAAGTACTTTAGAATTCTTAAACCATTACCGCGCTGTCTAGTAAAACTATTTCTTGGAAATGTACCAGAAATATTATTCTCGGATTCATTCAGTAAGTCTATTTAGTAAGTGAATAATACTCTCAAGAATGAATGATACTCACCTAAGAGTGATTGCAGCTGGACATATGAATCCTACACAAGCCGCAGCTGTTGCTCCAGTGAACtggaaaatatcccaaatgctaGGTACGTAATTTGCTCCGAGGAAGATAGAGACAACAAGGCCAATAGTAATTGATGCAAATCTGAAGTTATCGGCAACCAAAGGCCTTCTTGAGGAGGTAAATATCAGACCATCTATGTTGACCCTTAATCCGTAGAAAACTACAGGAAATACAAGCACAAGATGTGCAGCATAGCTAATACGAACAATGTCGTTGAGCACAGAACCAAAAGGAATTCCAAGAATAGTATCAAAATTGGCTAGCACGTCATCAAGAGTTTCTTCCCCAAATAGAAGGAACGTAAAGAAGCTTGTCAGTACGTACACTGAAGAGCATAGTGTAAGGGAAGTGCGAACAACCCCAGGCATCCATGAGGAATCCTCCAGTTCATTATCTATGTTATGAACTGCAAATAAAGAGCAAATGAAAGTTATTGCAACCACCAAACAATACATACATGACATAAACAGGTGGATCTAGATAGCTAACTACAATCATGACGTCTTCCCACATAGGAATGAGGTGATACTTATGGAAGAAGTAGTCAGAAGACCTCAATCCTTCTATATACAAATCCATAAACAACTAAGAATTACACAAGTCTATTCTGagtaaaaacattaaaacaagatatTGAGTCCTATGAAAAGGTTTCAAACATTTCCATACCATTATAGTGACAGATGTAGGCTGACATTACCACAGGGGTTACAGTGAATAGATCAAAAACAGAAGCTACATCAGTAATGATTGGAAAGAGTCTTGGCATCCCAATGCCTCCACTTATAATCTTGAAAATTGAGATCCCCACAGCAATGATAAGGAAAACAACTGCTAATCCAATTGACAATGCAGATGTGAATCTCAATGAATCTGCAACAACCAGAGAATGAATACTGGTATTGATAAAGGCAGTATACTAGTGTACCACAAAACATCTAAAACCAAGGTACAGAAATTTAAACAGTGAGTATTAAAATCATCATATGATTATATGAGTACAATTTGAGTCAGCTTCCTAACATTGTTGCCTAATCTATAATCAATTCAATGATAATTTTCTTACTAAGTAACACAATTATATGTGTTCTATTTTTCACATCAATTAATGAGGAAAAGTACAGTCACTCACCAATTCGCTTAAGGCTGACCAAAGGTGCAAACACAGCAAGTGTTGTGAAAACAAGAACAAAAG carries:
- the LOC131625577 gene encoding amino acid transporter AVT6A-like — its product is MDNNRNRIILRMPSQTTSTRCEKAEQASFSGAVFNLSTTVIGAGIMGLAACVKKLGMVPGLLAIILTALLTGKSIEFMIRFSRAGNISSYGSLMGDAFGKYGKVLIEACVVVANVGILIVYMIIIGDVISGTASSEIHHSGILEGWFGVHWWTGRTFVLVFTTLAVFAPLVSLKRIDSLRFTSALSIGLAVVFLIIAVGISIFKIISGGIGMPRLFPIITDVASVFDLFTVTPVVMSAYICHYNVHNIDNELEDSSWMPGVVRTSLTLCSSVYVLTSFFTFLLFGEETLDDVLANFDTILGIPFGSVLNDIVRISYAAHLVLVFPVVFYGLRVNIDGLIFTSSRRPLVADNFRFASITIGLVVSIFLGANYVPSIWDIFQFTGATAAACVGFICPAAITLRDKYNIATKTDRILAVLMIILAVLSNAVAIYSDAIALIKKNKT